The genomic window GAGACTACCAAAATAATTGTAAATGAATTCTTTACTTTGGTGACTTCGCTTTAGAAATTAATGACTTTTATTATAATGTGCCAAATTTTAAGACTTAAAATTTACGGTCTCACCTacttacaaaaaataaaatctaaaacatcattttttatcaaatttaaacGATCCAAAAGAGTGATGGCGGAGATTCGTTGACATCCAACGACCCTCTTATCTCCCAATGATCAGTTCAGGATGCCGGAAATGTTAAGAAAATACGGCCCGATAGAAGTTGCAGAAAGCAATCAATGGCATGGAGTTGGGTGAGGGCAAAGACGGGGGCAGACGACACCAACTTTAGAGCAATCATCAAAATAGTGATTGAGCGGAAAAAACTGTAAAACTACAGAAGCCCAGAAGCCATTGCATGAATTAacgtgcagagagagagagagagagtggagatgggggaagaaggaggaacGGTCTAATTAGTCTTTATAATGACATCTTTAATGTTTAGCTCAACATTCTTCAATACGTTATCTTTCAAGGATCTTCCCTTCTTCATGGTAAGTAGACTTGCGTCCATTTGTGTGCATGCAACCCGCCACTGTATGCGTGCACCGGCGGTCGAGCGGGAGCGGGTGAAGGCGAGGTGCATGTTTGCTGTGGGTGAAGACTGAAgacagaaataaagaaagagagaaagactcaTGTCAAGAGCAACACGTGATCTCTTCCTTTTATTCCTGTTCACAGATGTAGACACATGGATTTTGGCGTTGACATACAGATAAATCATTATAATATTATTCGTAAACTTTTTTTTCAGacactaaagcaagaaaaaactcgcatctttgaaaatattttctgCAAACGATTGACTTCATGAACTTTTAACTACTGAAATACAATTACCAATCTGATGCTGTTTAGGCGATTGCTTTTATAACCGTTAAAACTTGGATTTCTCAATTACTATGCATCTgtaagttttccaaaaaaatttaaaaactcaaTTGTTAGATTGCATGAGTAGTCGAGAGGTTCAAAATTATTCTTTGGTCTTTATTCTCGAGAAGCTGAGCACGCTGAACAAAACTATCGTGTAAGACTTGTAAAATAAGTATATAcactaaagagagagagagagctagcgCGGGAGTTTTGCTTTTTAGTGTCCGTGATCGCCTGCCCTTGTcagaaacagaaagaagaaacgTTCGAggactaaaaaagaaagaaaacgaagaagaagaagaagaaaacatgacGAGCACGCTTCGAGCACGGATTTTTTGAAAGTCACGAGTTCAAGATCTTTCAAAATACAAGGACAGCCATTCGATCACCAAAATGCTTAATTTCTCGGTTTCTAAACTTTCCGAAATTATGAGACTCCAAATGCGCAACTGTTCCAAACCGGGATTACCTATCGGCTGCAGATTGTGATTCCGATCTTCTGCCAATGCCATTAATCACCACCGCGTTGTGTTGTTTCCCGTCATGAAAGCCTACCTCTGTTCCCTTTGGGCTTGCGCTGTTTGTCCTGCACTTAATGCTTTCCCTGTATACGTCCACTGTGGGCTTCCTTTCGAACAACGCCTTACGTGATTGGCATCTGTTCCTGCTTCACCACgggcatcttccttttctcctttttggtgATTGCTCATTCCTTAGATTGAAGCCTGTTTAGGCTTATGTTGGTTTACTGACGGTTTGATGGAGGGTGGTGGCTCTATATTCAACGTGGGAAGTTCCAGAGCAAGTGGTTCATCATCTATATGGCGAAACGACGGCCAGGACCTGTTCAGTAGGAACTCTTCAGTGCGTGAAGATGATGAGGAGGCCTTGAAATGGGCGACCCTCGAAAGGCTGCCCACGTATGACAGGATCAGAAAAGGTCTCCTCACAGTTGGAGGTGATGCGAGTCAAGAGGTTGACATCTCGAAGTTGGGATTGCAAGAGAGGAAGAGCTTGTTGGAGAGATTGGTTAAAGTTGCAGAGGAAGATAATGAGAAGTTCCTTCTCAAACTCAGGGAGCGCATAGACAGGTACCATGcttaaaaaatttgtttctgaATCGCTATTTTCATTGGAATCCTAAACTTGAAGAGCACCATGCAGATTGGTTAAATTCATTATTGGCCGCTGAATGTTTGATTGTCTTGGTTGTCTTATTTACGTCTTTTTGTGTCCGGGGGTTGTAGAGTCGGACTTGAAATTCCAACCATCGAAGTTCGGTTTCAGAATTTGAGTGTGTCTGCAGAAGTTCACGTTGGCAGCAGAGCAATACCTACTTTGGTGAATTTCTCTACCAACATGCTTCAGGTGAAAATTTTAACAGCTTTTTATTcttgaacttttcttttagAGACTCGTATGGTGTTTATGAGTCTCATGTATGAGCAGGAATTCCTGGtttctctccatcttcttccgaaaagaaagaaaaaattgccaaTTCTTCATGATATAAGTGGAATCGTCAAGCCTAGAAGGTAGACCCGTCTTGAAGCTTGTCCTTTTAGTCTTGTTCTTCTGCTACTGGAAGTTCAAATTCAATTTAAGAAATTTCTGTAGGATGACTCTCGTTCTAGGCCCACCTGGTTCTGGGAAGACCACCTTGTTGTTGGCGTTGGCAGGGAAGCTTGATTCTGACCTGAAggtactgatttttttttatcatatacaAACAAATCGAAAGTCtacctttcatttcttttaaaatttttattgctCTTGCTCTGAGATCCTGAGGTTTGATGGTTGTCTGTATCTTCTAATCAGGTTTCTGGGAAAGTAGCTTACAATGGCCACGAAATGCAAGAATTTGTTCCTCAGAGGACATCTGCATATATCAGCCAGTATGATCTCCATATTCCAGAATTGACTGTAAGGGAAACTCTGGCTTTCTCTGCTCGATGCCAAGGAGTGGGAACACGCTTTGGTAAGGAAAACACGGTTAGGTTTGATCTTTAGAAACGAACATCATGTTTAATCTTTAGGACATTGATGCAGAGCTACTGAAAGAGTTgtcaagaagagagaaagaagccaATATTAAACCGGACCCTGATATTGATATCTTCATGAAGGTGACGTTAACCTTTTATTTCCCATGATCTGTTTTACATGGTCTTCTCAATCCAACAAGTCACCTTTGAACATCATCGTCTGGTGATTCCCTCTTAGCTAATTCACAACAGTAGTTTTCCCCCCTAGCTAATCACCTTAGAAATAAGTATGAAATAGTGCtctgattttttatatttttcggCTTCATGATTGCAGGCTGCTTCGCTGCAAGGTCAGAAGGAAAATGTTGTTGTGGACTACATGCTTCGGGTATGTGTTGCTCCATATGCAGGCATTTTCTCACCAACTTCAGTACCAATCTCAATATATGGGTACTTAATAATTATGTTTATGCTGTTACCAGATTTTAGGTCTTGATATTTGTGCAGACACCTTGGTAGGAAATGAAATATTTCGAGGCATTTCAGGAGGACAGAAGAAACGTGTAACTACAGGTTGGAAGAGTGGTGCCTACCATAAAAAAATTAGTTCATCTTGTCTCCTTCATTAACAACTCTGAAAGTGAAATTTGATCACGAGTACTTGCAGGGGAGATGTTGGTGGGACCAGCCCGGGCTCTCTTCATGGATGAGATATCAAATGGTTTGGACAGCTCCACCACTTATAGGATAGTGAATTCCCTGAGACAAACTGTACACACCCTTTCAGGGACTGTGGTGGTGTCCTTGCTACAGCCAGCACCAGAAACATATGATCTTTTTGATGACATTATTCTGCTTTCAGATGGCTGGATTGTATATCAGGGTCCTCGTCAATCAGTGTTAGAATTTTTTGAAACCATGGGCTTCAAATGTCCTGAGAGAAAGGGTGCTGCAGATTTTTTACAAGAGGTAAGATCGATATGCATCATCCTTCTTTCATCCCCAGGAAGCCATTTGATAGCAATacgtttttttaatgaaaaacttCTTGCATATGCCAGGAAgaatattttgaggaaaaaaattggACACTCTGGGAACTGACTTTTTTCTTCCCACCTTTGTTGgcttttacaaaataaaagaggTGACATCTTCCTGAAAAAGTTTGCTGCTATTTGATTTCAGGACGTCAGAACCTGTGAAATTTCACCATTTAGAATACCTGAAAACTTTTGGGGTATTCGAGGTTTCGAACACCCCGAAATCGTGCACTAAGATCAGTAAAAAcatctttgttattttctaACCTTCTCATTCAGATATCAGCTTTTGAAATCAATTAAGTCAGGTTGATGAATCCCATAGATAAAGTCAAAACACATTCCTTGGTTGTTATTCGAATCCATAACTTTCTTTCACATCCATGAACACTCTTTGTGAGTACCGAATTTGAACTTAAATGATCCTATCCAAGTTGGCATGATCAATATCTCCATTAAATTGGCAGGTGACATCAAGAAAAGATCAGGAGCAGTACTGGGCACGTGAAGATGAACCATACAGTAGATTCATCACCGCAAAGGAATTTGCAGAGGCATTCAAATCATTCCACGTTGGTCAAAGATTGGAAGATGAACTAAGGAGTTCCTTTGACAAGAATAAGAGCCATCCTGCTGCACTAACCACTTCCAAGTATGGCACAGGAAAAATGGAACTCCTGAAGGCATGTTTTTCCAGAGAAGTGTTGTTAATGAAGAGGAATTCATTTGTCtatgttttcaaaacatttcaGCTCATACTGCTTGGGCTTATCACCATGACACTCTTCCTCCGTACAGAGATGCACAAGGATACTGTTAGTGATGGAGGAATTTATCTTGGTGCTCTATATTTTGGCCTTACCACAATCATGTTCAATGGGTTTGCTGAGCTTTCCATGACAATTGCAAAGCTGCCTGTTTTTTACAAGCAGAGAGACTTGCTGTTCTATCCATCATGGGCATATTCACTACCTACATGGATTACTAAGATCCCCGTCTCATTTGTTGAAGCTGCTGTCTGGGTATTCATGACTTATTATGTTGTGGGTTATGACCCATCTGCTGCAAGGTAAGGCTTCTGAACATGTTCTTTAAGCCTTaacaaattttctttgtttttgatgGCCTGACACGATTAACCTTTCATCCCCTAATTCCAGAATGTTCAAGCAGATCTTGCTGTTAATTGCAGTTAACCAAATGGCCTCTGGCCTTTTCCGTTTGATTGCTTCATTGGGTCGAGACATGATTGTTGCAAATACATTTGGATCATTTGCACTGCTTGCTATTTTGGTTCTTGGTGGTTTCATCTTGTCACGCGGTAGGATCTCAATTGGAACTCCGTTTATTCATTTGTAATTCATCACATCTAAGTTTCATAAGGTAATTCATATAGTTTCTCTTTCATCGTTATGCCTGGTTAGATGATGTGAAGAAATGGTGGATCTGGGGGTATTGGGCTTCACCCTTAATGTATGGACAGAATGCTATTGCAGTCAATGAATTCCTTGGAGAAAGTTGGCAAAAGGTAAACCATTACACTCTTACCAGGAGACATCTTTTGACACATGGATAACACCTTTAACTTAGTAAGTTCTTCCAGGTTTTTCCACATTCAAAAGTCCCGCTGGGTGTGGTGGTTATGAAGGTTCGTGGACTTTCACCTCATGCCTATTGGTACTGGATCGGATTGGGTGCTTTGTTGGGATACACTTTATTGTTCAATGGCCTTTTTACTGTTTCTCTTGCCTATCTCAAACGTGGGTATTCCATTTATCCCCCATTTTGGTGATGTTTAAAAGCCCAAAAGTTTTCTAGTGCATTGAGTAATGGTTTGTGTGAGCTGCAGCTTTTGGAAAGACAATGGCAATTGTATCCAAAGAGGCTATAAAAGAGAAGAGTTGCCAAATTACTGGAGAAGCCATGGCAATGAGAGCGCCTTCTATAGGAACAATCTCTGATAGAAGTACTATCTTAGCAGATAACTTCTTATTGTGTCTAACTGTTTCATTCTGTCAACTCACGATGTTGATTTAATTGGCATAGGATTCAATAAGGATGGGATTGCAAACATTCCTCTGCCTTCAAGGCCTACCTATTCAGATGCCACTTTTGAATTTAATCAAGCCATGAAGAAAGGGATGGTTCTCCCATTCACACCATTATCCATAACATTTGATGATATCAGATATTCAGTTGACATGCCGCCGGTAACCCAacctgttttcctttttcctgttgcACCTCAATAGTACGAATTAAGTTTCTGATAAATTGGAACTTGTAGGAAATGAAAGCTCGTGGATTTACAGAGAATAAGTTGGAGCTTCTGAAGGGTGTAAGTGGAGCTTTTAGACCAGGGGTGCTTACAGCCTTAATGGGTGTTACTGGTGCTGGTAAAACAACATTGATGGATGTGTTAGCTGGAAGAAAAACTGGTGGCTATATTACTGGATGCATTAAAATATCAGGTTATCCAAAGAAGCAGGAAACATTTGCTCGAATATCAGGTTACTGTGAGCAAAATGACATACATTCTCCACATGTAACAGTATATGAATCACTCCTTTACTCTGCCTGGCTTCGATTACCACCTGAAGTTGTATCATCTACCAGGAAGGTGATCATTTGTATCAaaatcctttttcttgttccatTTCTAAATATTTACATGTTAACATAATGTAAAATTCCTCTACTTCAGTTATTTGTTGAGGAAATAATGGAACTTGTAGAGCTGACTTCATTAAGGGAAGCTCTGGTTGGCTTACCTGGAGTTAGCGGGCTATCACTGGAACAACGTAAGAGGCTGACAATTGCAGTGGAGCTTGTTTCTAATCCCTCTATAATTTTCATGGATGAGCCAACTTCAGGGCTAGATGCAAGGTCAGCTGCAATTGTGATGAGAGCAGTACGGAATACAGTTGATACTGGAAGAACTGTTGTGTGTACAATTCATCAACCCAGTATTGACATATTTGAATCTTTCACCGAGGTATGCAATTCTTCGCtggtttcaaatttcaattattAGATTTGTCTGCCATAATTAGGTATCGGAACCTATGTCAGAAATGCATGAATCAATTTTTGACTGTGTGATTGCTCCTTCAGCTTTTTCTGTTGAAGGAAGGTGGAGAGGAAATATATGTTGGACCTTTAGGACAGCAATGTTGCCGTCTGATCAAGTATTTTGAGGTAAAACTTAGTGAATTGCATAATATGccatcttgaaaaaaaaaaatttattgagcTTTTATTTCACAGGCAATTAACGGAGTTACCAAAATCAGAGAAAGGTATAACCCAGCTACCTGGATGCTGGAGGTGACCTCCAAGGCACAAGAGGAAATTCTTGGTGTCGACTTTGCAAAGATATACAAAAACTCTGACTTGTTTCAGTGAGTAAAATGCTAGCATACAAATTTTCTTGCATACGTAGTAAATGAGAAAGGCGTGCCTATTCCATGTTTGGTCTAAGGTTTACTAGAAGCTGAGTCCATCTGTGACCACGAGCCTGTTGATCTGAAAATATAACTTATCCATGCATCCTCATGGTATCAGTTGTCTATACTGAGTACATCTTAGGTACAACGAAGTCCATGATGATCTCCTGGTCTAATCTAGGGTCAGTTCTGGAAGGCCCGTCAGGTTTTCAGTCACTGGCCTTCTTGATAGTAACGATTGGTGGTTTTTTAGATTACTCAAGctataaaagaaaatagaaaaccgTAGCTCTCTTTTCCACTGTACCCATCAAAAGGTAGGGCCTCTTTGGCAATTCAGTGACTTCTTTGTACATAAACATTGTTGCAGGAGGAATAAAGTGCTGATAGAGGAACTTAACTCGCCACTTCCTGGGTCTGAAGATCTTCATTTTCCTACAAAGTACTCGCAATCATTTCGAGCACAGTTGTTTGCATGCCTTTGGAAACAGCATCAATCATACTGGCGTAATCCTTCATATACTGCAGTTCGGTTCTTCTTCACAGTATTGACAGGCCTAGTGTTTGGTGCAGTATTCTGGGATCTCGGACCAAAGCGGTATGAATGTGTGGATCAACATATCTCTGTAGATGTTCTCACAAATTTTTTAACTTAGCAGCCATCTGTTTATACTGTCTGCAGGAGTAAGCAACAAGATCTATTCAACGCTATGGGATCTATATATGCTGCTGTTCTATTTATTGGTATTAGTAATGGAACAGCTGTTCTGCCGGTGATATCTATTGAAAGAACTGTTTTCTATAGAGAAAAAGCTGCTGGAATGTATTCAGCACTGCCATATGCCTTAGCTCAGGtaacttttcccttttttacaACTTTTGCATGACAAACACTAGCTTGGAGTATCAGTTCTATTATTTCATCCTGTTTCTCTAATGGTGCCATCAAATTTTCTCATACTAGGTAGCTCAGTTTTCTTACTTTGCACATATAACTTTATCCatatcatttctttctttctaacaGTCGTGCACTTACTGGCAGGTCTTGATTGAGATACCATATGTGCTGGTTCAGGCGTTGATCTATTGCTTCATAGTTTATGCTATGATAGGCTATGAATTAACTGctatcaaatttttttggttcttaTTCTTCATGTACATTGCCTTTCTTTACTTCACCTACTATGGAATGATGGCAGTTGCGTTGACTCCTAACTACCATGTAGCCTACATAGTTTCTGCTGCATTCTATGCAATTTGGAATCTTTTCTCAGGCTTCATTATTCCCCAACCGGTAATACTCCTTGCTTTAATGCTCTTCTAGAAGTATGTTGGTTTTCCAGTTTCTCTGATTTTGGTGTTTTACAGCGTATTCCAATATGGTGGAGGTGGTACTATCGGGCATGCCCTGTTGCTTGGACCATATATGGTCTAGTTACTTCACAGTTTGGAGATGTGGATTCTTATCTTCAGGACATCACGATACAACCTGTGACTGTGTCAGAATTCACAAGGACCTACTTTGGATTTAGGCATGAACTCTTGGGTGTAGTTTCAGCTGTTGTTGTTGGGTTTTCTGTTCTTTTTGCTTTCATCTATGCTTTTGGAATTATGAAgttaaattttgagaaaagatAAAGCAACATGTAGTTTAGATGTGAAAGTCAGTTCTCATTTATCATGTATAGATTGATCTTATTCAACTGAAGGACAGCAAATTATGTAGCAAATCATGCTTTATATTAGTGCCCCGTACAAGCATTTACTGGTAATTATTTGATTCAGAATTCATTCTACCTTCATGGGAGGAGGTATTTCTAATATTCTTTCTCCAATTTATCTTGGCTACCAGATCTGTAGTTGTTTCAAACTGAGTCTGACTGGTTTACATTCCTAGAAGCAACATGATCACTTATGAGCTATCACATGGACTACCAAGTATATCAGTTGATGGGAAGTATTACAGCAATCCCCACGATCTGAGTTCGAGCTGTTGGAATAGGTTTGGCGTTCCGCAGCGGATAACAAAAGCCCGGCGATCTTGTCTACCTAATGAATGGAGGAGCCCATTTTGAAAACGACCACTCTGCACCCACCCCCGAGTTTGGGAATCCATCATTGATTCCATAAAGGAGCCAAATGGAACCAAAGTCTTGTGTTCAGCTTTGAATTAGGGGCGTTAACAGTGATGAATCGACATCCACTATAACCCCTAGCCTAAATGTGTGGCTTCGATTACTGCTATCCGCTCGATATGGATAGATCTTTTACGAAGGAGATACATTAATTGCACTTAACAATAATATCAACCACATCAACgataacaacaacaatattattattaaactAGGGGTGAACAGCTTAACCTCAGCTTGGGTTCTGGTCGAGCAGAAGTCTGCTAACTCTAATAAACCTTAAGCTCCTCTCTGCTAAGCTCCAGCCTAGCTGGGCTAAGGTCAGAACAACATTTTGTTAAACGTACATGAATGGATGAAGCTAGACTGccaatttctttttgtgtttagAATAAACTGgttttatgcaaaaaatattAGTAGGCTTCCTTCTAACACttttttctggctctgctatTCCTTGCATGAGCCAAGCCTCCGTGCCTTGAGGTTGACTCATACAATAAAAATTAGATATCTATTTCTAAAAAGCAGCCACCACAGTTTAGAATTCAATATAACAATGGTTCAACAATAAATATAACAACTGTTTACGGTGCTTTCAACAacaagtttttagtttttaaccaTTCAACACTTATTCAGCATCCAGCACATTTGGATCCTCCTAATTTAAAGGTCATTCATTTTTAACTCTTGGACAGGTGGGTGGAGCCCTTCTTggctttctaaaaaaaaatttgtgaagtAATTCTACGAAAATGCATGTGCATACTAAAAGTGATTAAATGCAAAATATAAGTGCGTTCCATCTTAAAACGTAAAGAGCATTAGGCTAGTactgaaaatataaatatcaaCTGAATGCGACTATTGAAAAATAAGAGTGACTTCGGTGTTCTTTCGATTAGtgttgtaaaaattggattttgtcTCACACTGAAGTTCTAAACGGTGCTCTACGTCATTCAACGTCGGCCGACAGAAGCAGATGCGATAGCGAATCAGCTGATTTTTCAGATGATGCATATGATGAATCGCCCGCTTGTCATGCAGCCCCCAAATACTAAATACTAATCAAGGGGGTGCAGCTGCAGCACACTGGGTGGTAAGGATCTGATGTTCAAATTTTATGGTGGTAAGACTTCAAAAGGATCTTATGTTTAAATTTCGTAGTCGTTGTTGTGACCCAGTATGCTCCTCCTCTTTCCTTGGACCATACCATGTTCCCAAAGATGTTCAATTTTCATGGTCGCATGACCTCAAAAGGATCTGATGTTCAAATTCCTACTCTCTTATGACCCAGTATGC from Nymphaea colorata isolate Beijing-Zhang1983 chromosome 6, ASM883128v2, whole genome shotgun sequence includes these protein-coding regions:
- the LOC116255889 gene encoding pleiotropic drug resistance protein 1-like, whose product is MEGGGSIFNVGSSRASGSSSIWRNDGQDLFSRNSSVREDDEEALKWATLERLPTYDRIRKGLLTVGGDASQEVDISKLGLQERKSLLERLVKVAEEDNEKFLLKLRERIDRVGLEIPTIEVRFQNLSVSAEVHVGSRAIPTLVNFSTNMLQEFLVSLHLLPKRKKKLPILHDISGIVKPRRMTLVLGPPGSGKTTLLLALAGKLDSDLKVSGKVAYNGHEMQEFVPQRTSAYISQYDLHIPELTVRETLAFSARCQGVGTRFELLKELSRREKEANIKPDPDIDIFMKAASLQGQKENVVVDYMLRILGLDICADTLVGNEIFRGISGGQKKRVTTGEMLVGPARALFMDEISNGLDSSTTYRIVNSLRQTVHTLSGTVVVSLLQPAPETYDLFDDIILLSDGWIVYQGPRQSVLEFFETMGFKCPERKGAADFLQEVTSRKDQEQYWAREDEPYSRFITAKEFAEAFKSFHVGQRLEDELRSSFDKNKSHPAALTTSKYGTGKMELLKACFSREVLLMKRNSFVYVFKTFQLILLGLITMTLFLRTEMHKDTVSDGGIYLGALYFGLTTIMFNGFAELSMTIAKLPVFYKQRDLLFYPSWAYSLPTWITKIPVSFVEAAVWVFMTYYVVGYDPSAARMFKQILLLIAVNQMASGLFRLIASLGRDMIVANTFGSFALLAILVLGGFILSRDDVKKWWIWGYWASPLMYGQNAIAVNEFLGESWQKVFPHSKVPLGVVVMKVRGLSPHAYWYWIGLGALLGYTLLFNGLFTVSLAYLKPFGKTMAIVSKEAIKEKSCQITGEAMAMRAPSIGTISDRRFNKDGIANIPLPSRPTYSDATFEFNQAMKKGMVLPFTPLSITFDDIRYSVDMPPEMKARGFTENKLELLKGVSGAFRPGVLTALMGVTGAGKTTLMDVLAGRKTGGYITGCIKISGYPKKQETFARISGYCEQNDIHSPHVTVYESLLYSAWLRLPPEVVSSTRKLFVEEIMELVELTSLREALVGLPGVSGLSLEQRKRLTIAVELVSNPSIIFMDEPTSGLDARSAAIVMRAVRNTVDTGRTVVCTIHQPSIDIFESFTELFLLKEGGEEIYVGPLGQQCCRLIKYFEAINGVTKIRERYNPATWMLEVTSKAQEEILGVDFAKIYKNSDLFQRNKVLIEELNSPLPGSEDLHFPTKYSQSFRAQLFACLWKQHQSYWRNPSYTAVRFFFTVLTGLVFGAVFWDLGPKRSKQQDLFNAMGSIYAAVLFIGISNGTAVLPVISIERTVFYREKAAGMYSALPYALAQVLIEIPYVLVQALIYCFIVYAMIGYELTAIKFFWFLFFMYIAFLYFTYYGMMAVALTPNYHVAYIVSAAFYAIWNLFSGFIIPQPRIPIWWRWYYRACPVAWTIYGLVTSQFGDVDSYLQDITIQPVTVSEFTRTYFGFRHELLGVVSAVVVGFSVLFAFIYAFGIMKLNFEKR